A stretch of DNA from Planctomycetaceae bacterium:
TCGGCAATGGAAGAACTCACACAAATCAGGATGTTCAGGATGAAAGAGACGGAAAACAGCTTTACGAAGTTCTGACAAAACAGGTAATCCCTCTCTATTATCAGCGCGACGCCGACGATCTTCCGCAGAAATGGATCGCCATGATGAAGCGTGCCGTGCGGACGCTGGGCTGGCGATTCAACGCCGACCGCATGGTGATGGACTACGCCGCCCAAACCTACGTCCCGGCTGCGGGCGGGCTGAGCTGTTCCATCGTGACCATGCCGTAACCGAATTTCCGACGGAAAAACCGGTTATTCGTGCTGTTCCGGCAATCAGAACTCAAGAAAGTGCCGATTGACAGATCGGACTCGCGGGCCTAACGTGACAGTGCGATTTCGTCGATTCTTGCGAGTGGCATTCAGCGAAAACCGGGGAGCTTAGAGCCATGAAAACGAGAAACATCGCGAGCTGGGCCGTTGCAGTCATCACGCTAAGTGCCTTCGCATCAGCGTCCAGAGCCGTTGACGGCTGGGCTGATGGAATGATCAAGACGCCCAAAGTCGATTTCGGCGTCATCGCGACCGGCTCAGAAGCGAAAAAGCTGGTTGAAGTCCAGAACATTTACAACCAGACGGTGCATATCTCCAGTGTTCGGACAACCTGCGGGTGTTCGGCGGCGACAGTGGGTCAGACTACTGTTCAGCCTGGTGAAACTGCATTCGTCGAAGTGGCGATGAATACTCGCAAATTCAAGCAGCGGAAGGACTCGAATCTGATCATTCAGTTCGACGCGCCGCAGTTCAGCGAAGTGCGAGTTCCCATTACGGCATACATTCGCACGGACGTTGTGTTCGACCCCGGAATGGTCCGGTTTGGCAACGTCGACTACGGCAAATCCGGACAGGCCGTCGTAAAGATCGCCTACGCAGGACGCCCCGACTGGGAAATCGTGGATGTCAGGATCAGCAACCATGACTTGACGGTCGACCGCAAGCAGACGAATCGCTCGGCCGGACGCGTCGATTACGACCTGACTGTCACACTCAGCGAAAACGCCAGAGCCGGGCAACTGCGAGATCTGGTGACACTGGTCACCAACGACCAGTCTAACCCCTACGTGCCATTGATGGTGGAAGGAACCGTGGTTCCCGACATTACGGTCACGCCGTCAACCGTCAATGTTCGGGCACTCGCCCCCGGACAGACTCAGACCGTACAGGTGGTTATCAAGGGCAAACAGCCATTCATCATTGAAGACGTCGACTGCGAAGGTATGGCCGACTGCTTCAAAGCGGAAATCTCTGACGACGCGCGTCCGGTTCACGTTGTTCCGATCGAATTCAACGCTCCGAACAAGCCCGGCAAATTCAGCGAAGAAATGGTCGTCAAGATCGCAGGTCGCTCGGAACCACTGAAGTTCCGAGTCACCGGCTTGATCAATTGACCAACGGCAGTGCGTCGAACGGAAACCGGATTCAGTCACGTGAACGCGCGCGACCCGGTTTCAGTCCCTTCCACCAGTGCCGGAACGCGCTGGGCTACCATTCTCTGCCAGCCTCAATCTGTCCGTCTTTTTCGGCGGCTAGCCCCACTTCAGGGGATTTGTGGTCGACCATGCCCGAGCATGCTCCACTCGGGCGCATCAACCGCTTCAGGCCCAGCCGGCCGTTCGGATCCGGCCAGAGACAACGTCCCGAGAATTCGATCTCTTCGCTGGAGGAAAATGCACAACCGGCCGGGCAGCCGAAAGACTGGGGCGTCGACAGAAATGCGCACGGATTCACTTGATCCCACTTGGCGGCAGAAACTCAAATGCTCGAAGCACGTGTCGGCAGACCACCGCCCGGCTCATTGGGGCTTGACGTCACCGGAAGTCCTCATACTGGGGGGCATCGCCTGAAGCCCGGACAGCTCCCCGATAACAAGGCCGCAGCAATGTGGCTCACCGACGGCAACGGCACGTGGGATCTGGTGCAGACCCGTAACGCCAACACGGTCAACGAAATCACCGACATCGACAACACCACGGGAACCGCCTGGGCCACGCCGGCCTATGACTTCGCCGGCAACATGATTGGCATCCGCATCCATCAGCGTGCCTTCGTCCACGGTGGCATGGAACCCGATGACCCAGGCTCAGTGGAACGCGTTCACCGAAGCCGAATGGAATGTGTTCGAACTGGATTCTGCGGCTCACGCCCAGGGCATTCTGTCGGCTCGCTACGATGCCTGGAACCGCCTGGTGTCGATCCGCAACGGCAACGACCTGGTGGTGGAAAACGTCACGACGCCCGCGGCTACCGCATTCGCAAAGACAGCTATGTCAGCGGTGCGCTGGACGAGGAACGGCACTACTACTACACGC
This window harbors:
- a CDS encoding DUF1573 domain-containing protein gives rise to the protein MKTRNIASWAVAVITLSAFASASRAVDGWADGMIKTPKVDFGVIATGSEAKKLVEVQNIYNQTVHISSVRTTCGCSAATVGQTTVQPGETAFVEVAMNTRKFKQRKDSNLIIQFDAPQFSEVRVPITAYIRTDVVFDPGMVRFGNVDYGKSGQAVVKIAYAGRPDWEIVDVRISNHDLTVDRKQTNRSAGRVDYDLTVTLSENARAGQLRDLVTLVTNDQSNPYVPLMVEGTVVPDITVTPSTVNVRALAPGQTQTVQVVIKGKQPFIIEDVDCEGMADCFKAEISDDARPVHVVPIEFNAPNKPGKFSEEMVVKIAGRSEPLKFRVTGLIN